The Tepidibacter aestuarii genome contains a region encoding:
- a CDS encoding RimK family alpha-L-glutamate ligase, giving the protein MKIGILGGKDSNKPKDFQKFKAAAEMLDISVEYYNSSNLIIEVHKDNVRILDYNMQPIQVDGIVNWMLYAKNYYELYEAFSYANIPCINSVSSVRNCRNKLLTNIILSKYKLPQPKTIFMSKLLDIPEISLKTPIVFKKKDGGGGIGARKFDDFNETNDFLEEKLGHKDLYLQEYVKNNGWDMRVMVVGNKVIGGIKKIAKEGEWRTHVAHGGRAEPYQLNDTVISMCLEATQALNLDFAGIDIIQDIQGNYFILEVNSRPGMSIFYETTGISIAYEILKYFKQKILELSVADKMSSVNYYQIVPSKMEKTQIIMENPLIKPYVPETLYLNLNNLKYMLNQFPMVVFKPDKGSRGNNVGLIKRNDKTTNYTIHYETNFYENMSIDEIIPFIKKLASNKQFIIQKGIDLIRYNNNPVDVRALLQKPYQYWEVTGIIAKIAAKNKMVTNLHAGGTGIPLIDVLKNTSCCESDIKKLKTIIYDLAYNVADTLNRTYPGLRELGIDIGIDNNLYPWILEVNTKPQYSKFALLEDKTMYNTIDKYNKIIHSSIEYYDRKNKVINNDDYEKLAIEPEQYMDYKDNKENKDKFTEYFSINNSKKSFGKHKKCHCNCCKLGEMLVESGVMLETSLSLFLEAESKKIQYLIGKDVCPEKLIEVNEQIRRTIEKIQYLDRQILEKIDKGLSICGCTDDES; this is encoded by the coding sequence ATGAAGATAGGTATACTGGGAGGAAAGGACTCCAATAAACCAAAAGATTTTCAAAAATTCAAAGCAGCAGCAGAAATGCTTGATATATCTGTTGAGTATTATAATTCATCAAACTTAATTATAGAAGTTCATAAGGATAATGTTAGAATTCTTGATTATAATATGCAACCTATTCAAGTAGACGGAATTGTTAACTGGATGCTTTACGCAAAGAACTACTACGAGCTATACGAAGCCTTTTCTTATGCAAATATACCTTGCATAAATAGCGTTTCTTCTGTTAGAAACTGTAGAAATAAACTATTAACTAATATTATTCTTAGCAAATATAAATTACCTCAACCAAAAACAATTTTCATGTCTAAACTTTTAGATATCCCAGAAATATCGCTAAAAACACCTATAGTATTCAAAAAGAAAGATGGAGGAGGAGGTATTGGTGCGCGCAAATTTGATGATTTTAACGAAACTAATGATTTTTTGGAAGAAAAGTTAGGACATAAGGATTTATACCTCCAAGAGTATGTAAAAAACAATGGCTGGGATATGCGAGTAATGGTTGTAGGAAATAAAGTCATTGGCGGAATAAAAAAGATAGCTAAGGAAGGTGAATGGCGAACACATGTGGCTCATGGAGGACGTGCAGAACCATATCAATTAAACGATACTGTTATATCCATGTGTCTAGAGGCTACCCAGGCTTTGAATTTAGACTTTGCAGGAATTGATATTATCCAAGATATCCAAGGAAATTATTTTATATTAGAAGTGAATAGCCGTCCTGGTATGTCCATATTTTATGAAACAACTGGTATAAGTATTGCTTATGAAATACTTAAATATTTTAAACAGAAGATATTAGAACTTTCAGTAGCTGATAAAATGTCGTCAGTAAATTATTATCAAATAGTTCCAAGTAAAATGGAAAAAACACAAATTATTATGGAGAATCCACTCATAAAACCTTATGTCCCTGAAACACTATATCTAAACTTAAATAATCTAAAATATATGCTTAACCAATTCCCAATGGTAGTTTTTAAGCCTGATAAAGGTAGTAGAGGTAATAATGTTGGATTAATTAAAAGAAATGATAAAACTACTAATTACACTATACATTATGAAACAAATTTCTACGAAAATATGAGTATTGATGAGATTATTCCATTTATTAAAAAATTAGCATCAAACAAGCAATTCATCATACAAAAGGGTATTGATTTAATAAGATACAATAACAATCCTGTAGATGTAAGAGCATTACTCCAAAAACCATATCAATATTGGGAAGTTACTGGTATAATAGCAAAAATTGCAGCTAAAAATAAAATGGTAACAAATCTTCATGCCGGCGGTACAGGTATTCCTTTAATAGATGTTTTGAAAAATACTTCCTGTTGTGAATCAGATATAAAAAAACTAAAAACAATAATATATGACCTCGCATATAATGTTGCAGACACTTTAAATAGAACTTATCCAGGCCTTAGAGAACTAGGTATAGATATCGGAATAGACAATAACCTCTATCCATGGATTTTAGAGGTGAATACAAAACCTCAATACAGTAAATTTGCCCTCCTTGAGGATAAAACCATGTATAACACAATTGATAAATATAATAAAATAATTCATAGCTCAATAGAATATTACGATCGTAAAAATAAAGTTATAAATAATGATGATTATGAAAAATTAGCAATAGAGCCAGAGCAATATATGGATTACAAAGATAATAAAGAAAATAAGGATAAATTCACAGAATATTTCTCTATAAACAATTCTAAAAAAAGTTTCGGAAAACATAAAAAATGCCATTGCAATTGCTGTAAATTAGGAGAAATGCTAGTAGAGTCTGGAGTTATGCTTGAAACTAGTTTATCTCTATTCTTAGAAGCTGAAAGTAAAAAAATACAATATTTGATAGGCAAAGATGTTTGCCCAGAGAAACTAATAGAAGTAAATGAACAAATAAGAAGGACAATAGAAAAAATACAATACCTTGATAGACAAATCTTAGAAAAAATTGATAAAGGACTATCAATATGTGGATGTACAGATGATGAAAGTTAG
- a CDS encoding 4Fe-4S binding protein: MIEKLATDYILENGFISETEAINDGLIGLEIFDTPIVGYASADDELFFKYKTDYSIMYNKFMVPKEWLNCATTVISIFFPFTDNIKNSNIINKKMPSDEWLHARYEGQKIINECCKYLVYTLKEKGFDAVAPSIDERFSATKGTYLENQDNLSNMDYYSNWSERHVAFVAGLGTFGLSKGLITRKGMAGRFASIITNYKHDITERTYTDIYENCIMCGECISKCPVKAITFENDKNHTKCSKLIDFTLEKFSPRYACGKCQVGVPCSSKIPK, translated from the coding sequence ATGATAGAAAAATTAGCGACAGATTATATTTTAGAAAATGGTTTTATAAGTGAAACAGAGGCTATTAATGATGGTTTAATAGGTTTAGAGATTTTTGATACTCCAATTGTAGGATATGCTAGTGCTGATGACGAACTATTTTTTAAATACAAAACTGATTACAGTATAATGTATAACAAATTTATGGTGCCTAAAGAATGGTTGAATTGCGCAACCACTGTTATTTCAATATTTTTCCCGTTTACAGATAATATTAAAAATAGTAATATCATTAATAAAAAAATGCCTTCTGATGAATGGCTCCATGCTAGATATGAGGGGCAAAAAATTATCAATGAGTGCTGTAAATATCTTGTTTATACTTTAAAAGAAAAAGGGTTTGATGCAGTTGCACCATCTATTGATGAAAGATTTTCTGCAACTAAGGGAACGTATCTTGAAAATCAAGATAACTTAAGTAATATGGATTACTATAGTAATTGGTCAGAAAGACATGTTGCCTTTGTAGCTGGACTTGGTACTTTTGGTCTATCAAAAGGTCTTATTACTAGAAAAGGAATGGCAGGAAGATTTGCTAGTATTATTACTAACTATAAGCACGATATAACAGAAAGAACATACACGGATATTTATGAAAACTGCATAATGTGTGGAGAGTGTATTTCTAAATGTCCTGTTAAGGCAATTACTTTTGAGAATGATAAAAATCATACAAAGTGTTCTAAATTAATAGATTTTACACTTGAAAAGTTTAGTCCTCGATATGCTTGCGGTAAATGTCAAGTAGGTGTACCGTGTTCTAGTAAAATCCCAAAATAA
- a CDS encoding DUF421 domain-containing protein has protein sequence MLIFIAKLVFLFIFLVIIIRFLGKSVLAQLTPHDFMTIVFLSYLSFQPLKVDGMMETIVGIIVISIVHVLISKLSLLQWLNKFIIGQPTILIKHGKIIKSNLKSSRYSLNELLSAIRASGHPYIQDIEYAILEPNGQLSILPKPDMVAITPKHLNIKTEYEGLPIAVVIEGKIKHKNLNLINKTEQWLIKELKSKGFYNIDYIFYAAVNDTDYSLIIDTGE, from the coding sequence ATGTTGATTTTTATAGCAAAATTAGTTTTTTTATTTATATTTCTAGTTATAATAATACGATTTCTAGGAAAGTCCGTATTGGCCCAATTAACCCCACATGATTTTATGACAATTGTATTTTTATCATATTTATCCTTCCAACCTCTTAAAGTTGATGGAATGATGGAGACAATTGTTGGTATAATTGTAATATCAATCGTACATGTCCTAATTTCCAAGCTTAGTCTTTTGCAATGGCTAAATAAATTTATTATTGGACAGCCTACTATTTTAATTAAACATGGAAAAATTATTAAATCCAACTTAAAAAGCAGCCGTTATTCTTTAAATGAACTGCTATCTGCTATTAGAGCTTCTGGCCATCCATATATTCAAGATATAGAATATGCTATTTTAGAGCCAAATGGCCAATTAAGTATCTTACCAAAACCAGATATGGTTGCAATTACACCAAAACATTTAAATATCAAAACAGAGTATGAAGGTCTTCCAATTGCTGTTGTTATTGAAGGTAAAATCAAACATAAGAACTTAAACCTAATTAATAAAACTGAACAATGGTTAATAAAAGAGCTAAAATCAAAAGGTTTCTATAATATTGATTATATCTTTTATGCTGCAGTTAATGATACAGATTATTCATTAATTATTGATACTGGAGAATAA
- a CDS encoding TIGR04104 family putative zinc finger protein, with translation MITLSIQKCCNCSKPFSYKEIFCSIWGGYRAIECNYCKTKHFIDTSNKIVFGLFLFPFFFYKGSYRIVVIVLWISLISSMSPFFVKYKIDKK, from the coding sequence GTGATAACTTTGTCTATACAAAAATGTTGCAATTGTTCTAAGCCATTCAGTTATAAGGAGATTTTTTGTTCTATTTGGGGCGGTTACAGGGCAATAGAATGTAATTACTGCAAAACTAAACACTTTATTGATACATCGAATAAAATAGTATTTGGATTATTTCTATTTCCATTTTTCTTTTATAAAGGCTCATACAGAATCGTAGTCATTGTACTTTGGATTTCCTTAATAAGCTCAATGTCTCCATTCTTTGTAAAATATAAAATAGATAAAAAATAA
- a CDS encoding exonuclease domain-containing protein: MNKGYALDLEMWCTKTKDDRDDPDIVSVGLVDLEGESEYYTLVRPFKKKKEVPTFMKELLNLPEEEMWNAPMFPKIYYELIGEGALIGDLYTWGNYDDKALRHCCRKHGTPYMFKVKDFQEHIATLTNIRRNLALSDLLELFSLKEEGTKHNALDDAKSLKKLILYFNANEKECVHAIRKKCYKTELAQLQERYKDVIDNVK, from the coding sequence ATGAATAAGGGCTATGCATTAGATTTAGAGATGTGGTGTACTAAAACTAAAGATGATAGGGATGATCCAGATATTGTTAGTGTAGGTTTAGTAGACTTAGAAGGGGAAAGTGAATACTACACCCTAGTGAGACCATTCAAGAAGAAGAAGGAAGTTCCGACTTTTATGAAAGAACTATTAAACCTACCTGAAGAGGAGATGTGGAATGCACCTATGTTCCCTAAAATATACTATGAGTTAATTGGTGAAGGTGCACTTATAGGTGACCTGTACACATGGGGTAATTATGATGATAAAGCTTTGCGTCACTGTTGCAGAAAACATGGGACACCTTATATGTTTAAAGTTAAGGACTTCCAAGAGCATATTGCCACATTAACCAATATACGCAGGAATTTAGCATTATCTGATTTACTTGAATTATTCTCCCTAAAAGAAGAAGGAACTAAACACAATGCTTTAGATGATGCTAAGAGTTTAAAGAAACTTATACTCTACTTCAATGCTAATGAGAAAGAGTGCGTACATGCAATACGTAAGAAGTGCTATAAAACAGAACTAGCACAACTTCAAGAAAGATATAAGGATGTGATAGATAATGTTAAATAA
- a CDS encoding GNAT family N-acetyltransferase, giving the protein MKIIQKPWIKLKETIDYEEHDLINKLQEKCIREDQIALKLELDYKMGITSENGKIASIQNVNEFMYFDGQQLIGYMGVCSFGGPGSSIEVNGMVHPEYRRQSVFKTLSELVIAEWKRRNSGSMLLLSDRQSNSGQKFIKGTGAQYKHSEYEMYLKEGNVKPLQSQLCGITFRKASNADALEIARQNAIYFNDKTDIISSETIIPNEYMILPEEEEKNGMTIYIAEKDQQIIGKANLQLIAGIGGIYGLGVLPEHRGKGFGRAILIMAIEKLKKLNANEVMLQVAAENSKALNLYKSCGFIETSTMDYYEIKA; this is encoded by the coding sequence ATGAAAATTATACAGAAGCCTTGGATTAAACTTAAGGAGACTATCGATTATGAGGAGCATGATTTGATCAATAAGCTTCAAGAAAAATGTATCCGCGAAGATCAAATAGCTCTAAAACTAGAGCTTGATTATAAAATGGGAATCACTTCTGAAAATGGTAAAATCGCTAGTATTCAAAACGTAAATGAATTTATGTATTTTGACGGACAACAGCTTATTGGGTATATGGGGGTTTGTAGTTTTGGAGGGCCAGGATCATCGATAGAAGTGAATGGTATGGTGCATCCTGAATATCGAAGACAAAGTGTTTTTAAGACATTGAGTGAACTGGTTATAGCAGAGTGGAAGCGAAGAAATTCAGGTAGTATGCTTCTATTAAGTGACAGACAGTCAAACTCTGGACAGAAATTTATCAAAGGAACTGGAGCACAGTACAAACATTCAGAATATGAAATGTATCTCAAAGAAGGTAATGTAAAACCACTTCAAAGTCAGTTATGTGGAATTACTTTTAGAAAAGCAAGCAATGCAGATGCTCTTGAGATTGCTCGACAAAATGCTATTTATTTTAATGATAAGACAGATATTATTTCATCAGAAACAATCATACCAAATGAATATATGATACTACCTGAAGAGGAAGAAAAGAATGGGATGACAATCTATATTGCAGAAAAAGATCAACAGATCATTGGAAAAGCAAATCTTCAATTAATCGCTGGAATTGGTGGCATTTATGGGTTAGGCGTATTACCTGAGCATCGTGGAAAAGGGTTTGGACGAGCAATTCTGATAATGGCTATAGAAAAGCTAAAAAAATTGAATGCGAATGAGGTTATGCTTCAAGTGGCTGCTGAAAACTCTAAAGCCCTTAATCTTTATAAGTCTTGTGGCTTCATAGAGACATCGACTATGGATTATTATGAAATTAAAGCATGA
- a CDS encoding MATE family efflux transporter codes for MKNRVDLTQGSIIGRLFKLAVPIMLTSFLQMAYNMMDMFWLGNYDSSGQAVSAAGTAGFFSWFAMAFIMLAKTGVEVKVAQSIGENRFEDTKKYIKTAIEIILVLGVFYTGVILIFKENLIGFFNIENQVINTMSVEYLSIIGFGFIFYFINPVFTAIFNGSGDSVTPLIMNFIGLFLNLILDPLMINGIGPFSEMGVKGAALATIISQTLVTIVFIIAIRMSKNGKALFNGFNIFLKVEVPYINDILKIGTPVAIQSGLFTFYSMLIARIISNIDPVGIGVQKVGSMIESLSWMTAGGFQTALSAFVGQNYGAQKWDRIYKGYFSALSIVSVFGIGVTCLLVFQAEPIFKLFISGEEPLKMGTIYLRILGLSQLFMCVEITTAGAFNGLGKTKIPSWVSILFTGARVPAAYFLSTFTVLGIKGVWWSITMSSVFKGLILVTLFIILLMKRPEIGVDKIKTHFKIN; via the coding sequence ATGAAAAATAGAGTCGATCTCACTCAAGGAAGTATCATTGGGAGGTTATTTAAACTTGCAGTGCCAATCATGTTAACATCTTTTTTACAAATGGCTTATAATATGATGGATATGTTCTGGTTAGGTAATTATGATTCCTCTGGGCAAGCGGTTTCAGCTGCTGGAACCGCAGGATTTTTTTCCTGGTTTGCAATGGCATTTATTATGCTTGCTAAAACTGGAGTAGAAGTTAAAGTTGCTCAATCTATAGGAGAGAATAGGTTTGAGGATACTAAAAAATATATAAAAACTGCAATTGAGATAATTTTAGTACTTGGCGTATTTTACACAGGGGTAATATTAATATTTAAGGAAAACCTAATAGGATTTTTTAATATCGAAAATCAAGTTATAAATACTATGTCTGTCGAGTATCTTTCAATAATAGGATTTGGATTTATTTTCTATTTTATTAATCCAGTATTTACAGCAATATTTAACGGTTCAGGAGATAGCGTAACTCCTTTAATAATGAATTTTATAGGATTATTTCTAAATTTGATTTTAGACCCATTGATGATAAATGGTATAGGGCCTTTTAGTGAAATGGGCGTAAAAGGGGCGGCACTAGCAACAATTATTTCACAGACTCTAGTTACTATTGTATTTATAATAGCAATTAGGATGAGTAAAAATGGAAAAGCTTTATTTAATGGATTTAATATATTTTTAAAAGTTGAAGTTCCATATATAAATGATATACTAAAAATAGGTACACCTGTTGCTATTCAAAGCGGGCTTTTTACTTTCTATAGCATGTTAATAGCAAGAATAATTTCAAATATAGACCCTGTTGGAATTGGTGTGCAAAAGGTAGGTTCTATGATTGAATCACTATCATGGATGACTGCAGGAGGGTTTCAAACAGCTCTTAGTGCCTTTGTAGGGCAGAACTATGGAGCACAAAAATGGGACAGAATATATAAGGGATATTTTTCAGCTCTTTCAATTGTATCTGTATTTGGTATTGGGGTGACATGCCTCTTAGTATTTCAAGCTGAACCAATATTTAAGCTATTTATATCAGGAGAAGAACCTTTAAAAATGGGAACTATTTATCTGAGAATATTAGGTTTATCTCAACTATTTATGTGTGTAGAAATAACAACAGCAGGTGCATTTAATGGGTTAGGAAAAACTAAAATACCTTCATGGGTAAGTATACTATTTACTGGAGCAAGAGTTCCAGCTGCATATTTTTTATCTACCTTTACGGTTTTAGGAATTAAAGGAGTTTGGTGGAGTATAACTATGAGTAGTGTATTTAAAGGACTGATATTAGTAACATTATTTATCATACTTTTAATGAAAAGACCAGAGATTGGAGTCGATAAGATAAAGACGCATTTTAAGATAAATTGA
- a CDS encoding M28 family peptidase yields MRNALRLQKSKLLSLALILVVVMTSIGFAAPNEKSDVAFDKKVLSRVDANRVLKHIRYLSEEIGPRVAATKEERLAAEYIKDELEKYGYDPQMQEFSYDTTKGELTVDSDEIKTLASDQSAIKEEGVTAEVVDCALGNELEDFPKDVEGKIALIQRGFEYYSVKAQNAIDAGAIGVILYNKKDIVDPDAIPGTYLGEERISIPFVSISKNDGVKIRKKLAEGESVTATIITKEDLHHSQNVVAVRKPKNKNKDTNQIIYVTAHYDSVPGAPGANDNASGTAMMLEFARILKAYPIDKEVRFIACGAEEVGIIGSDYYVSQLSEDELKRSMANFNMDMISTSAEKCNILYADTVDGEQNLVTEAAIASGARLGNNILGTNAVDASDHAPFGYSNIPSACFIWGDENGDLEDWYHTPNDTIKMNISLDRLQTAGEIIGSALYDVLRTETPNLEKSIIRRADSNEVRSFGRTQ; encoded by the coding sequence ATGAGAAATGCATTAAGGCTTCAAAAGTCAAAACTATTATCATTAGCACTGATTTTAGTTGTAGTAATGACTTCTATTGGTTTTGCAGCACCAAATGAAAAATCAGATGTGGCATTTGACAAGAAAGTATTATCTAGAGTCGATGCAAATAGAGTTCTTAAGCACATTAGGTATTTAAGTGAAGAAATTGGTCCAAGAGTAGCAGCTACAAAAGAAGAAAGATTGGCAGCTGAGTATATAAAAGATGAGTTAGAGAAATATGGTTACGATCCACAAATGCAGGAATTTAGTTATGATACTACAAAAGGAGAGTTGACAGTAGATTCAGATGAAATTAAAACATTAGCATCAGATCAAAGTGCTATTAAAGAAGAGGGTGTTACTGCAGAAGTTGTTGATTGCGCCCTTGGAAACGAACTTGAAGATTTTCCTAAGGATGTTGAAGGTAAAATTGCTTTAATTCAACGTGGATTTGAATATTATTCTGTAAAGGCACAAAATGCAATAGATGCAGGAGCTATTGGCGTTATTTTATATAATAAAAAGGACATTGTAGATCCAGACGCTATTCCGGGTACATATTTAGGAGAAGAAAGAATTAGCATTCCATTTGTTTCAATTTCAAAAAACGATGGAGTAAAAATCAGAAAAAAGCTAGCTGAAGGAGAGAGTGTAACTGCTACTATTATTACTAAAGAAGATTTACACCACTCACAAAATGTTGTTGCAGTAAGAAAACCAAAAAATAAAAATAAAGATACTAACCAAATTATTTATGTTACAGCTCACTATGATAGTGTCCCTGGAGCACCTGGTGCAAATGACAATGCATCTGGTACTGCTATGATGCTTGAATTTGCTAGAATTCTTAAGGCATATCCAATTGATAAAGAAGTAAGGTTTATTGCCTGTGGTGCAGAAGAAGTTGGAATAATAGGATCAGATTATTATGTAAGTCAATTATCAGAAGATGAATTAAAAAGAAGTATGGCTAATTTTAACATGGACATGATTTCTACAAGCGCTGAAAAGTGTAATATTTTATATGCAGACACTGTTGATGGAGAACAAAATTTAGTTACTGAAGCTGCTATAGCTTCTGGAGCAAGATTAGGAAATAATATTTTAGGAACAAATGCAGTTGATGCATCAGATCATGCTCCATTTGGATATTCAAATATACCTTCAGCTTGTTTCATATGGGGAGATGAAAATGGAGATTTAGAAGATTGGTATCATACACCTAATGATACAATTAAAATGAATATTAGTTTAGATAGATTACAAACAGCAGGTGAAATTATTGGTTCTGCATTATATGATGTATTAAGAACAGAAACTCCAAATCTTGAAAAAAGTATAATCAGAAGAGCTGATTCTAATGAAGTACGTAGCTTTGGAAGAACACAATAG
- a CDS encoding MarR family winged helix-turn-helix transcriptional regulator, which produces MKMNLYGHKVNQLARCFSKKLNEKISPLGLYTSQWGIIVYLYKKRECTQVELSQYLHVEAPTITRTLSRMEKMGWVVRKEGKDKREKNIKLTEKAYEVFPKWDEAFKSLETDAIKNISEEELDIFNNILEKMTKNLERG; this is translated from the coding sequence ATGAAAATGAATTTATATGGTCATAAAGTGAACCAACTAGCTCGATGTTTTAGTAAAAAGTTAAATGAAAAAATTTCTCCACTTGGCTTATATACTTCACAATGGGGAATAATAGTGTACTTATATAAAAAAAGGGAGTGTACACAAGTTGAATTAAGTCAGTATCTCCATGTAGAGGCTCCAACTATTACTAGAACATTAAGTAGGATGGAAAAAATGGGATGGGTAGTACGTAAAGAAGGAAAGGATAAACGTGAAAAGAATATAAAACTAACTGAAAAAGCTTATGAGGTGTTTCCGAAGTGGGATGAAGCTTTTAAAAGTTTAGAGACAGATGCTATAAAAAATATTAGTGAAGAAGAATTAGATATTTTTAATAATATTTTAGAGAAGATGACGAAAAACTTAGAAAGAGGGTAA
- a CDS encoding transmembrane-type terpene cyclase, protein MNIELILCGVFWIITYILIIAKSFKDKTYGIPFFAISLNLAWEFTFCFIYPPENFLIARIIFLIWLILDLVILCIFFKYGYKEFKCKNLISKKFFYTFSIISIIFSTTFMILSVNDFASLYQNSIEQASGFIAILSNLLMSILFVSMLLHRGNTKGQSILIGIFKWVGTLTIAILKFSKALPSTTTELFIIALIQIFDILYIYLMYKTLKNPCKTIKILDYTEH, encoded by the coding sequence TTGAATATAGAACTAATACTATGTGGTGTTTTTTGGATTATAACTTACATTTTAATAATAGCTAAAAGTTTTAAAGATAAAACATATGGTATCCCATTTTTTGCTATTTCTCTTAACTTAGCTTGGGAATTTACCTTTTGTTTTATATATCCACCTGAAAACTTTTTAATAGCTCGTATTATATTTTTAATATGGTTAATTCTTGATTTGGTCATATTGTGTATTTTTTTCAAATATGGATATAAGGAATTTAAATGTAAAAACCTTATAAGCAAAAAATTCTTTTATACTTTCTCTATAATATCTATAATATTTTCTACAACTTTCATGATATTATCAGTAAATGATTTTGCTTCATTATATCAAAATAGTATAGAACAAGCTTCTGGATTTATTGCCATTTTATCAAATCTACTTATGTCAATATTATTTGTATCAATGCTTTTGCATAGAGGTAACACTAAAGGTCAGTCTATACTTATAGGTATATTCAAATGGGTTGGGACTTTAACTATTGCCATATTAAAGTTTAGTAAAGCGCTACCATCAACTACTACAGAACTTTTTATAATTGCATTAATTCAAATATTTGACATATTGTATATATACTTAATGTATAAAACCTTAAAAAATCCTTGTAAAACAATAAAAATACTAGATTACACTGAGCACTGA
- a CDS encoding DUF5658 family protein, which translates to MKEANPIMNYFYNIYLRLFILIKTFIVLTCL; encoded by the coding sequence ATTAAAGAAGCAAATCCAATTATGAATTACTTTTATAATATATATCTTAGGTTATTTATTTTAATTAAAACCTTTATTGTTTTAACTTGTCTGTAA
- a CDS encoding YczE/YyaS/YitT family protein, producing MQENTYELIDNPIGINFIYIIRVVVFILGIFILALGAATVITARLGVATWDVLHIGLANLTNLSVGRWVQIVGIVMVLMTSFFEKKRPGIGSVLNILLVGFFLNSILELNLIQSFNGLASQIILLIVGIVLMGIGSGMYVASKVGAGPRDGMTLFIAKRFSISVRLSRTLLEITALTTGWLIGGPVAIGTFVSVFLIGPIMQASLKFWTIQLNKLYSLY from the coding sequence ATGCAAGAAAATACTTATGAGTTAATAGACAATCCAATAGGAATTAACTTTATTTATATTATTAGAGTTGTGGTATTTATATTAGGAATATTTATTTTGGCTTTAGGAGCTGCAACGGTAATTACAGCAAGACTAGGAGTAGCAACATGGGATGTTTTGCATATTGGATTAGCTAACTTGACTAATTTATCTGTAGGTAGATGGGTTCAAATAGTAGGGATTGTTATGGTTTTAATGACATCTTTTTTTGAAAAAAAGAGGCCAGGTATTGGGAGTGTATTAAATATACTGTTAGTTGGATTTTTTCTCAATAGTATTTTAGAGTTAAACCTGATACAATCTTTTAATGGATTAGCATCACAAATTATATTGTTAATAGTAGGTATTGTACTTATGGGAATTGGATCTGGAATGTATGTGGCATCTAAAGTAGGAGCTGGACCTAGAGATGGTATGACTTTATTCATAGCTAAAAGATTTTCGATTTCGGTTAGACTATCTAGAACTTTACTTGAAATAACAGCATTAACAACTGGATGGTTAATTGGTGGTCCTGTTGCTATTGGTACATTTGTTTCAGTATTTTTAATTGGACCTATTATGCAAGCTTCGTTGAAATTTTGGACAATACAATTAAATAAATTATATAGCTTATATTAA